A window from Pagrus major chromosome 4, Pma_NU_1.0 encodes these proteins:
- the rrad gene encoding GTP-binding protein RAD, whose product MTLNKGDKLRNMDKRRGSMPFPMNLPNLHRRSMPVDDRDLRATMPQTGQTDELSNLLRCTSYSPSEQHRGSCASDSSDSVISTGSEAESQVYKVVLLGEHGVGKSSLARVFGGVEDAGHDCDEAGNTYDRSIVVDEEEASILLYDIWEQDNSQWLKEQCMRMGDAYIIVYSVTDKSSFEKASELRIQLRRARQSENIPIILVGNKSDLVRSREVSVDEGSACAVVFDCKFIETSASLHHNVQDLFEGIVRQIRLRKDSKEENARRMANCRRRESIGKKAKRFLGRMVARKNKKMAFRQKSKSCHDLTVL is encoded by the exons ATGACTCTGAACAAGGGTGACAAATTGCGGAACATGGACAAGAGAAGAGGAAGCATGCCTTTCCCCATGAATCTGCCCAACCTACACCGGAGAAGCATGCCCGTGGACGACCGGGACCTGCGCGCCACGATGCCCCAGACGGGACAAACCGACGAGCTCTCCAACCTCCTGCGCTGCACGTCCTACTCCCCGAGCGAGCAGCACCGAGGCAGCTGCGCGTCCGACTCCTCCGACTCCGTCATCTCCACCGGCAGCGAAGCCGAGTCCCAGGTGTACAAGGTGGTTCTCCTCGGGGAGCACGGAGTCGGCAAGTCCAGCCTGGCGCGCGTCTTTGGGGGAGTTGAGGATGCTGGTCACGACTGCGATGAAGCAG GAAACACTTATGACAGATCTATCGTGGTGGACGAAGAAGAGGCATCCATCTTGTTGTATGACATCTGGGAACAG GATAACAGCCAGTGGCTAAAGGAGCAGTGCATGAGGATGGGAGACGCCTACATCATTGTGTATTCAGTGACAGACAAATCAAGCTTCGAGAAGGCGTCAGAGTTGCGGATTCAGCTGCGCCGGGCCAGACAGTCAGAGAACATTCCCATAATCCTTGTGGGCAACAAGAGCGACCTGGTGCGGTCCAGAGAGGTGTCTGTAGACG AGGGAAGTGCCTGCGCAGTGGTCTTCGACTGCAAGTTCATCGAGACGTCCGCGTCCCTTCACCACAACGTGCAGGACCTCTTCGAAGGCATCGTCAGACAGATCCGCCTGAGGAAAGACAGCAAGGAGGAGAACGCACGACGCATGGCCAACTGCAGGCGTAGGGAGAGCATCGGCAAGAAGGCCAAACGGTTCCTGGGCCGCATGGTCGCACGCAAGAACAAGAAGATGGCTTTCAGGCAGAAGTCAAAGTCCTGCCACGACCTCACTGTTCTCTGA
- the cdh16 gene encoding cadherin-16, with amino-acid sequence MADRGDTPMLITALILVIPYTFAPCSGADVLIGVPENYNGIFPWYLAKLQSLPVNYSDLVVTGDDEGIFGVDAQFLYALKPLDREKQPSYSLQVSFRTSVHRQSFTVEVCVIDKNDNVPTFIEESMRGSVQLGLLKGIPFMQVGALDRDERNSLHAELRFSLMEQTPRIPSSQMFFIDSITGEVSLTEEGASALDPEMCGRYKLSVMVRDMAGKADAFFTTGIVTVEVTGNTWASPDPVRLQENLPGPYPIPISQVKWSGSQAEYSLEGEFPEMLFTISREGVIYLNAPLDRETQDQFQISIVVERPDGREIAKPVELRVMVGDANDNRPTFPQAQYHTVVKELAARGTEILTVQAADNDDPKTDNVRIFYRLVGQIPESPRALFRVDRDSGVISVQADSMEGTAPQYTLTITAEDAKGLNSSCTVVVTVQDENNNPPVFSQHEYGPFHIPENALVGTTVTAVLAGDADVRGGDSWQVDYRLESGNEEEVFTLVTDKQTNEVTLVLSKVLDFERESEYILVLSAQNPVALVRGRYGPASTATVSIYVDDVNEGPILSQSHYEVTVREGEEPGRVIATIRGYDPDSHPIRYSLQGDTKKYFSIGKYSGELKTVQALDREENSTYTMEVIAVDGRNSSLSASTLVTVQILDVNDNSPVLVGDYSWKYLCTPRWEDQALVLASRDSDGPQHGGRLNFSLRSDATVRRNWKLTPINDTHTNLSLNIPYLAPEVYTVPFTISDSSSPPRSTFINLPVTVCPCNVRGNCKMAAKQLEGMPTIQSAVGILLGTFAVIGTILIVIFVRLSYQNPKRPSKTNQERVPLKISI; translated from the exons ATGGCTGACAGAGGCGATACACCAATGCTCATCACAGCTCTCATT TTGGTGATACCTTACACATTTGCACCATGCTCTGGGGCAGATGTTTTAATTGGTGTCCCTGAAAACTACAATGGTATTTTCCCATGGTATCTAGCCAAG CTCCAAAGCCTACCAGTTAATTACAGTGACCTGGTGGTAACAGGGGACGATGAGGGGATATTCGGAGTCGATGCTCAGTTTCTGTATGCACTGAAACCACTGGACCGAGAGAAACAGCCATCCTACTCTCTGCAG gtGTCCTTCAGAACATCAGTTCACCGGCAGAGCTTCACCGTCGAAGTGTGTGTCATCGACAAGAATGATAATGTGCCCACTTTCATAGAGGAGAGCATGAGAGGCAGCGTGCAGCTTGGGCTTCTCAAAG GGATCCCATTCATGCAGGTGGGGGCGCTGGATCGTGATGAACGCAACAGCCTCCATGCTGAGCTACGCTTCAGCCTGATGGAACAGACACCCAGGATCCCCTCCAGCCAGATGTTCTTCATCGACTCTATCACCGGAGAGGTTTCCCTCACTGAGGAAG GAGCGTCCGCTCTGGACCCAGAGATGTGCGGCCGTTACAAACTCTCAGTGATGGTGAGGGACATGGCCGGGAAGGCGGACGCTTTCTTCACCACCGGCATCGTAACTGTTGAGGTGACTGGAAACACTTGGGCATCACCTGACCCTGTACGACTTCAGGAGAACCTCCCAGGCCCCTATCCGATTCCCATCTCACAG gTCAAATGGAGTGGAAGTCAGGCAGAGTACAGTCTGGAGGGGGAGTTTCCAGAGATGCTCTTCACCATCAGCAGAGAAGGAGTAATTTATCTAAACGCCCCActggacagagagacacaagACCAG TTCCAGATCAGCATTGTAGTTGAGCGTCCAGATGGCAGAGAGATCGCCAAGCCTGTGGAGCTGAGGGTGATGGTGGGTGACGCAAATGACAACAGACCCACCTTTCCACAGGCACAGTACCATACTGTGGTCAAGGAACTGGCTGCTCGAG GGACAGAAATCCTGACAGTGCAGGCAGCCGATAATGACGATCCCAAGACGGACAACGTTCGGATCTTCTACCGCTTAGTTGGACAAATTCCAGAGAGTCCTCGTGCACTTTTCAGAGTAGACCGTGACTCAGGGGTCATCTCTGTCCAGGCAGACAGTATGGAGGGCACGGCTCCTCAGTACACCCTCACCATCACTGCTGAGGATGCCAAAG GTCTGAACAGCTCCTGCACTGTGGTCGTGACAGTGCAGGATGAGAACAACAACCCACCAGTCTTCTCCCAACATGAG TACGGGCCCTTTCACATCCCAGAGAACGCTCTGGTCGGCACCACAGTAACAGCTGTGCTGGCAGGAGATGCAGATGTTCGAGGAGGGGACAGCTGGCAGGTGGACTACCGTTTGGAGTCTGGAAACGAGGAGGAGGTCTTTACATTAGTGACAGACAAGCAGACCAATGAGGTCACACTCGTTCTCTCAAAG GTCTTGGACTTTGAGCGTGAGAGTGAGTACATCCTCGTGCTCAGCGCTCAGAACCCAGTGGCTCTGGTCCGCGGCCGGTACGGACCTGCATCCACAGCCACAGTCTCCATCTACGTTGACGATGTGAACGAAGGTCCAATCCTGTCTCAAAGCCATTACGAGGTGACTGTGAGAGAGGGCGAGGAACCAGGACGGGTTATCGCCACCATCCGAGGCTACGACCCTGATTCTCACCCAATCAG ATATTCCCTTCAGGGAGACACAAAGAAATACTTTTCAATAGGGAAGTATTCTGGTGAACTGAAGACTGTGCAGGCCTTggacagagaagagaacagCACGTACACAATGGAGGTCATTGCAGTGGATGGAA GAAACTCTTCCTTATCTGCGTCCACCCTGGTGACTGTCCAAATCCtggatgtgaatgacaacagTCCGGTGTTAGTTGGAGACTACTCCTGGAAGTACCTGTGTACGCCTCGCTGGGAGGACCAAGCTCTGGTGCTGGCCTCGCGGGACAGCGACGGTCCACAGCATGGAGGACGACTCAACTTCTCCCTACGTAGTGACGCCACAGTCCGAAGGAACTGGAAGCTAACACCTATTAATG ATACTCACACCAACCTGTCCTTAAACATCCCGTACCTGGCCCCTGAGGTCTACACTGTGCCCTTCACCatctctgacagcagctctCCTCCCAGGAGCACCTTCATAAACTTGCCAG TGACAGTGTGTCCCTGCAACGTCAGAGGGAACTGCAAAATGGCTGCCAAGCAGCTGGAGGGCATGCCAACTATTCAGTCTGCAGTGGGCATTCTGCTTGGCACCTTTGCAGTCATAG GAACTATCCTCATCGTCATATTTGTGAGATTGTCCTACCAGAACCCCAAACGGCCGAGCAAGACTAACCAGGAGAGAGTTCCCCTGAAGATTTCAATCTAA